The Caldilineales bacterium region CGCCGCGCACCATGTGCGCGCCAGCGCCTGGTACGAAGACAACGGCTTACAGAGCGAGGCCTTCCACCATGCCGCCGCCGCCAATGATGTGCCGCGCGCCGAGCGGTTGATCGAGCAAGGCAGGATGCCCCTGCATGCGCTCGCCGTGTTGACCCCCGTCCTCGACTGGCTGAATTCGCTGCCAAAGACCGTGTTGGATGCCAGGCCCTGGTTGTGGGTCCGAGCTGCCACCTCAACGCTGATGGCGGGGCAAACCACCGGCGTCGAGGAGAAACTACAGGCGGCTGAGGCCGCTTTGGCCGCCGCCTGGCAAAATGCCGATGGCGATGAGAAGACTCGCGACCTGATCGGGCAAATCGCAGCCATCAGGGCGACACTGGCGGTGGTCGGCTACCAGCCGGAAGCTGCGATCAGCCAGGCGCGCCGCGCTCTGGCGCATCTGCACCCCAGTAACCAGCGCTTCCGCAGTCGCGCGACCTGGACGCTGGGGTTTGCCCACCAGCTCCTGGGAGACCGCGCCGCGGCCCGTCAGGTCTACGCCGAAGCGATCAAACAGGCGGCCGGGGATACCTACTATACGGTCCTGGCTTCAACCAATCTGGGGCAGATTCAGGAAGCGGACAACCAGCTGCATGAGGCGGCCGCAACCTATCGCCGCTCGCTGCAACTGCTGAGCGACCACGGCCCGCCCAACGCCAGCGAGGAGTTCATCGGGCTGGCCCGCATCCACTACGAATGGAACGACCTGGACGCCGCCGAGCAGCACGCCCAGCAGAGCCTGCAATTGGCGCGGCAGTACGACCCCACGATTGACAGATTCATTGCCTGCGAGGTGTTCCTGGCCCGCGTGCAGCTGGCCCGGGGCGACGCCGCCGGCGCGGCGGCCATGTTGGCGCAGAGCGAACAGACAGCGCGCCAGCATGATTTCGTGCGCCGCATCCCGGAAGTCGCGGCCGCCCAGGTGATGACCTTGCTGCGGCAAGGCGATGTGACAGCGGCCGCCCATCTGGCTCAGCGGCACGAACTTCCCCTCAGCCAGGCCCGGGTCCGCCTTGCCCAGGGCGACCCGGCCGCGGCGCTGGGCTTGCTGGCGCCCGTGCGTCAACAGGCGGAAACCAGGCACTGGCCGGATGAACGGCTCAAGGCGCTGGCGCTGCAGGCGGTCGCGCTCCATGCGCACGGGGACAGGGAGAAGGCGGCGCACGCGCTGGCCGAAGCCCTGGCGCTGGCCGAGCCGGGCGGCTTCATCCGGCTTTTCGTAGATGAAGGGCCGCCGATGGCGCAGCTGTTGTCGGAGGCCGCTGCTCGCGCGATCAGGCCGGACTATGTTGCTAAGCTGCTGGCTGGATTTGGGGGGCTGACGGAGGACGAAGGACGAACGACGGAACCTTCGCCTTCGTCCTCCGTCCTTCGTCCCTTCGTTTCACTCAGGGCAGGCTCTTCGTCCTTGGTCGAACCGCTGAGTCAACGCGAGTCGGAGATCCTGAGGCTGATTGCGCAGGGCCTCTCGAACCGTGCGATCGGCGAGCGGCTGTTCCTCGCCCTCGACACCGTCAAAGGGCACAACCGCCGCATCTTCGACAAGTTACAGGTCGAAAGCCGCACCGAAGCCATCGCCCGCGCCCACGAGCTGGGGCTGCTTTAAGCACAC contains the following coding sequences:
- a CDS encoding LuxR C-terminal-related transcriptional regulator — protein: MSTPILATKLYLPPPRPGAVLRPRLIERLDAGLAAGHKLTLVSAPAGFGKTTLVSEWVGRAGGATPPLPAGGATPPLPAGGATPPLPVAWLSLDAGDNDLARFLTYLIAALQTVGAEIGAGVLPALQAPQPPPIEPLLTTLLNELVAVRQEFILVLDDYHLVEAQAVDQVLAFLLEHLPPQMHVVIATREDPNLPLARLRARGQLTELRAADLRFTPAEAAEFLNRAMGLDLSAQEIAALETRTEGWIAGLQLAALSMQGHPDAASFIESFTGSHHFVLDYLVEEVLAKQPASVQTFLLRTSILERLCGPLCDAVMDDRRQTTDEGQMAGDASVSSSVLRPSSLVLEYLEHANLFVIPLDNERRWYRYHHLFAELLRQRLSQKLQPAAIAAHHVRASAWYEDNGLQSEAFHHAAAANDVPRAERLIEQGRMPLHALAVLTPVLDWLNSLPKTVLDARPWLWVRAATSTLMAGQTTGVEEKLQAAEAALAAAWQNADGDEKTRDLIGQIAAIRATLAVVGYQPEAAISQARRALAHLHPSNQRFRSRATWTLGFAHQLLGDRAAARQVYAEAIKQAAGDTYYTVLASTNLGQIQEADNQLHEAAATYRRSLQLLSDHGPPNASEEFIGLARIHYEWNDLDAAEQHAQQSLQLARQYDPTIDRFIACEVFLARVQLARGDAAGAAAMLAQSEQTARQHDFVRRIPEVAAAQVMTLLRQGDVTAAAHLAQRHELPLSQARVRLAQGDPAAALGLLAPVRQQAETRHWPDERLKALALQAVALHAHGDREKAAHALAEALALAEPGGFIRLFVDEGPPMAQLLSEAAARAIRPDYVAKLLAGFGGLTEDEGRTTEPSPSSSVLRPFVSLRAGSSSLVEPLSQRESEILRLIAQGLSNRAIGERLFLALDTVKGHNRRIFDKLQVESRTEAIARAHELGLL